The sequence TCTCAGTGCAGGGTGTGATCCCTGCTAGTCGCTTGGAGGTGCCAAAGTCAGAAATCTTGAGCAACCCGCTGAAGGTGTTGATCAGCACGTTGTCCCCCTGAGCAGAGTGGACATTGTGCTCAGCAGACATTGGACTGGGCTCCTGATGCCAGAACCAGACTCTATCCCAGACCCCATCTCCAGAGACTCTCAGCCTGACCCTGCTTCTCTCAACCCCCTTCCCCTGCCATCCCATTTATTCTCCCCCTGGAAGTTGGCtgcattttattgatttatttttggctgtgctcgaTCTTTGTGgctgtgtgcaggttttctctagttgcatcgagtgggggctactctctagttacggtgcctgggcttctcactgcggtgccttctcttgttgcagagcatgggctctagggcgcacggACTCAgatgtggcgcacaggcttagttggcccacagcgtgtgggatcttcccaacccagggatggaacccatgtcccctgcattggccggtggattcttaacccatgGAAGAATCAGGGAAATTCTGGAAGTTGGCTTCAGATCTGAACTCCTTTCCTTCCCTAGGGAACATTCTTGATGAATTTCCCAAGCTTTTGCAAAGGGTCTGCCCACTTAGTCTAAACTGCCAGCCTGTGTCTGGAGCCCTCTCTGTTCCTCCCTcttgcccaccccccaccaaggTAAGCCAGCTACAGGCTAACCTTGATATCTCGATGCACAATGTGGTTGTCGTGCAGGTAGCTGAGTCCCTGCAGGATCTGGCGGGTGTAGAAACTGATGGTGCTCTCGTTGTCCTGCAGGGGTCCCCATACTGACCGCAGCAAGGAGGACAGGCTGCCTGGGAAGGTGCAGTCCAGGGCCATAATTGGCACCCACTTAGTCCAGCCCACAGCTGTCTGCTCGAAGGCCAGGCCATGGCCCAGCTTCCATCACCCAATCGCACTGCCTCAGCTAATTCTGGGCCACACCACCCACACAGGCTAGGGGTCATTTTCCCCGGAGGGTTCTCCACCCCTTGCTTGGCTCCATCCCCAGGCCCCACAACTCCAGTTCCATTTGCCTCCCACGCAGGGCAGATACCTCCAGGCACTTCCTCCATGAAAATTTTGAGGTAGCCGCCCTGGCTGACGGATCCCAGATAGCGCACGATGTTCTTGTGGCGTAGGCGTTTGTGCAGAGCTATCTCTTCATGCAGCGGCTGAGAGAACCTGGGGACCGGTAGGGAGTGACTAACAGGCCTGCTTGGGGCAGGGGCGCTTACCCCACTCCAGTGCCAGCAGGACAGGCCTGTAGATtctcccccctcaccccaccagaCCCCCGCCTCCTCCTTCCTCAATTTATCACCCAGCCCACACGCCCCTCCGGACCCTAGCCCACCCGCTGGGTCCCTGCGGTTCTGTGCACAGGCCTGACTGGGCCCATCGGGCCCGAACTCGCGCTTCTCCGAGCGCAAGCACTCAGTCCCGACCACGTGGGCCTCTGCGTCGCCCCGGCCTACCGTCGGGCCCACAGGAGCCTCTCATCTTCCGGTCCCGCCCATGTGCCCCGCCCACTTGTTCCCTGGCGCCCTGGGCCCACCCCCTCGCCCGCAAACCTGCTGTCCCGCTCCGGGATCTCCTTGATGGCGATGCGCACGCGAGTGTGCCGATCGCGGCCCGCGTACACCACCCCGTACGTGCCCTTGCCCAGCACCAGCCGCTCGCCCGACTCCGTGAACTCGTAATCAAACTGCGAGGGCGCGTGAGATGAGGGGTTCGGTGGAACCCTCGGCCCACCCCCCTCCTCAAGCTCCCTGCACCCGCCGCCTCACCTCCAACACCTCCCCAACGCCCTCCGTCTCCTCTGCGGGCGCCCCGGAATCCGGACTCTTCACCAAGGCCTGGATCAGGCCGCAGAACCTGAGGGCGGAGATCAAGACTGACGGGAGGGCGACCTGGGGCAGAAACTGTTCCCCTCTCTGCCCAGCGCACCCAGGGAACATGGTCCCTTCTTCTCCCTCGATGTCCCGGGCCTCCTGGCCCTCGGAGCACCCCGACCCCGCGGGGCAGCGCGCACCACTGGCAGTGCCCGGCACTGGGGAAGCACAGCTGGACGTCCTGAGCGGGAGGAGGCGCGTAGAGGAAGCAGCAGCGCTCATCCCGCTTGGAGACgctggaagggatgaagaacCCGGGTGAGCCGGCCTCCCAGtcgcgccgcccccgcccccacctcccccagggcCCCCTCTTACCTGACGCCGCTGATGGAGGCCACCAGGAAGGTCCAGCTGGAGGGAACGTCCTGTGAGAAGAAAGGGATCCCAGAGGGGTGCTGGGGACGGGGAGAGGGGTCTGGGGATGGGGCGGAAGGCCGGACAGAAGAGGCACATAGATGTCAATGGGGGTGGCTCACCGGCGACTTCACCTGCTTCTTGGGCTCCAGCAGGCTCAGGGTCACCGCGCTCACAGGGTTTGTACCCTGAACCTCCAGCCTGGCCGGCAGCAGCACCTTATTCATCTCCAGGACCAGCACCTGCAGAAGACAGGGCAGAGGGGTTGGTCAGAAGGGGCCGGCACCTCTCCCGGGTCCCACACCCCACCGACCTCACCAAGCACTGGTCCCCTTGGGGACAGGCCATCTTGAGTGGCTGGCAGGACTGTAGCAAGAAGTGGAGCCAGAAGTGGGCGCCGTGGGGGGCTTCTCCAGGAAGCTCTAGTGTGGGTCTGAAGTGCTGATACAACAGGAAGGTTTCCATCACGGACACCAGGTACCTGCAGACAACAGGCATGTCTTCCTTCAGTCCAGGCACCAACTGGCACTGCCAGCGGTACTAGACTGGTTTGGATGCAGCCAGAATCAGGCCATTGGTTGCCATGGGTACTGGTCTGGAAGGGATTCAGACTAGATGCCAGGGGATATAGGTGCAGAAGCTGCCAGCCCAGGACCCCGGAAGGGGCCACTCACCATATGGGGGCGTTGAGCTTGTACAGCTGCTCTGCGGCCAGTGCCACCTGAGTAAGGTCATTGGCGAGGATCTGAGCTCCCAGGTAGAAGCCTACATCCCAGTAATACTGCATCTTCTCCACGCAGCCTTTTCGGGCCAGCAGGCAGCCCAGCTTCATGCctgggagagaggggcctgggttGTAATGAATGTGGTTGTGGATTTTGGCAAAGCCTAGGTGTAGGCCACCAAAGTCACATGGGTAGGAAGATAGAAATGGGTGAAAACTTAGGTGTGGCCAGATCTCAGGTGGGAGTAGAAGTCCAGTCACAGGTGAGGGTGTGGGAACAAGTGTACGTGGAATTCAGTGTGTAAGGAACACAGGTGTGAGCTTAGGAACAGTTGTGGCCTCAGGGGCTCATGAGGGTCCAGAATATGCATGAGGACCCAGGTGTGGGTTCAGGCAGAACAGGCCAACATGGGATAGGTCAGCCCCAACTCTAGCCCAGtgtcctctctccctgccctctctccAAGCCCCTCAGAGCGCCTGTGGGTAAGGGATGGGGTGCAGGATTGGGGCTCACCTATGAGCCGGAGCTCCTCGGAGTCCTCAAAGCGCTGCCCGTCGGCAATGAGGAGCACAGCAGCGTTGATGCCTGAGTGGAGGCTGGGCTCTATGTCAAAGGCCTTGCGGTacctggggtgagggtggggatgaTGTGGGACTGGACTAATGCTCACGGCCCCATCATTCAGTCCACTAGCTCAGCCCACTGTCCATTTGTTTGGGCCCCTTACCAGTGATAGGCCTGCTCCCGGTGCCCAGCATCCTGGAAGCCAGAGCTGAAGAACATGTCCTTGTAGATACGGCCGCACATGCAGTACAGGTCAGGTGCCACCGGGCCCTCCACCTGCACCAGTGGCAGCAGCACGGCCAGTGCCTTCTCCCGGTCCCCAGGCCTGTTCCTCCTAGGGGGAAGGGGAAGATAGGCTGGAGACCCACTCTCTGTCCAGAAACCCCAAGACCCTGAACAGCAGGGACCTTCCCAAGGGCCTGACCATCATGAACCCAGAAGAGCGGTGTCTCTGGTCAGCGCTGACTTTCCGAGAGGTGGGAATCCCAGATGGAAGTGACTGCAGTGACTCTGAGGAGCCGTGGCCTTAGACGGCTGTGACTACTCCAAGGTCggcaccaccaccccaccctgggCAGCAGAAACAGAACCCTAGTGACCATTTGACATCAGTGTGATCCTGGGCTGCCAATTCCCTGAACAGCCGTGATtgcagactgaagtgactttgcacagcAGAGACCCATGTCCCTATGTGGCTATGACCTGACCCTTGTTCTGCCAACCCACCGGTTGAGGGCAAAGGTGTAGTGGAAGCAGACATTATGCTGCTCGGCCACATCACAGGTGGGCAAGGCCTGCAGGGTCTCCACCAGGTCAATGATGGCTGAGTAGTCCTGCAGGAGGGAACAGCATGCACTGGCCTCATGGCCTCCGGGGGGTCCCTTCAGCCCACAGACCCTGAGGCAAACCTTGATCGGGAGTCCCCTCCCACCCAACACAACACCTTCCCACCCACCATCCTCTGCACACTTCCCCCAGGAAGTGCAGACACCGCTTTGTACAGGGAGACCTCAGTGGGTGCCCAGCCTCCCCCATGGCCCAGGAGACCAAGGCTCGGAGATGTCAGATAATTCACTCAGAGCCAATGGTGGCTTGATGGACTGGCCAGCCTGTCGAGCCCTGCACACCTGCACGTCCCGGTAGGAGAGCAGCAGGTTCATGATGATGTCGGGGCTCAGCAGCTCCACGCTGTCCAGTCTCCGCTGCAGGCGAGCCAGCTCCTGTCGCAGCTGCTGCCCGCTGAACCTCTCCCGCGCCCTACGGATATCCTGCCGAATGGTCTCCCGGAAGTAGCCACTAACGCCCAGGGCAGGAGAGACAGCGAGAATGGCAGGGCCTGCCCCTCAGCTCCAGGCCCCCCTTGCCCTCACCAGCTCCTCCTGGCACCCTCGCTGAGGGGGGCCCCCATTACCAAGAGTCCGTGGGCGTGGCCTCCAGCAGGCGGGCCAGCCGACCCACCAGGGGTGTGAGCAGGGCCTCTGTGCCCACCCCAGCCTGGAGCAGCCCGTCAGCCAGGCCCCTCAGGAGGCCCGCATCGCCACACAGCACCCGACCGGTGGCTGTCACCACGTAGGGGATCAGCGTGTAGCTGCCAATGCAATCCTAGTGTGGGAGAGAGGCCAGGAATCAGaggaggtcagaggtcaggaCTAGATTAGAGAGGGACAGTGGAGGGGTCAGAGGTCCACCCCCGTGGGGATTAGAATATCGGGGAAGGGGCCCACTTCACGAAAGGAGGCAATAGGGGGTCAAAGGTCACATGGATGTCAGGGGGGCACTGGAGAGGTCAGAGGTGAATGAGGAGGCCGGGAAAGATGGTGGAGAGCAGAGGTTATAATGGAGGTCAAAGGGAAACCGCGGAGGAGGGGTGGATTCGGCTCACCGAGTTCTTCTGGAAAATGTCCTCCTGCAGGAGACAGACATTCAGATACTGGCGCTCTGGGTAGGGCC is a genomic window of Muntiacus reevesi chromosome 3, mMunRee1.1, whole genome shotgun sequence containing:
- the MAP3K6 gene encoding mitogen-activated protein kinase kinase kinase 6 isoform X2, which gives rise to MAGPSSRSGALERAGSCWQDPLAEALSRGRPLAASSGRGCARSRPLSVVYVLTREPLPEVEPETGAEAEPLPLRCLREACAQLPGPRPRPQLRSLPFGTLALGDTAALDSFYNADVVVLEVSSSLAQPSLFYHLAVRESFSMTNNVLLCSQADLPDLQALREDIFQKNSDCIGSYTLIPYVVTATGRVLCGDAGLLRGLADGLLQAGVGTEALLTPLVGRLARLLEATPTDSCGYFRETIRQDIRRARERFSGQQLRQELARLQRRLDSVELLSPDIIMNLLLSYRDVQDYSAIIDLVETLQALPTCDVAEQHNVCFHYTFALNRRNRPGDREKALAVLLPLVQVEGPVAPDLYCMCGRIYKDMFFSSGFQDAGHREQAYHWYRKAFDIEPSLHSGINAAVLLIADGQRFEDSEELRLIGMKLGCLLARKGCVEKMQYYWDVGFYLGAQILANDLTQVALAAEQLYKLNAPIWYLVSVMETFLLYQHFRPTLELPGEAPHGAHFWLHFLLQSCQPLKMACPQGDQCLVLVLEMNKVLLPARLEVQGTNPVSAVTLSLLEPKKQVKSPDVPSSWTFLVASISGVSVSKRDERCCFLYAPPPAQDVQLCFPSAGHCQWFCGLIQALVKSPDSGAPAEETEGVGEVLEFDYEFTESGERLVLGKGTYGVVYAGRDRHTRVRIAIKEIPERDSRFSQPLHEEIALHKRLRHKNIVRYLGSVSQGGYLKIFMEEVPGGSLSSLLRSVWGPLQDNESTISFYTRQILQGLSYLHDNHIVHRDIKGDNVLINTFSGLLKISDFGTSKRLAGITPCTETFTGTLQYMAPEIIDQGPRGYGKAADIWSLGCTVIEMATGRPPFHELGSPQAAMFQVGMYKVHPPMPSSLSAEAQAFLLRTFEPDPRLRASAQALLADPFLQPGKRSRSPGSSRQVLRSSEAPSASPASSADSTSQSQTFPRPQAPSQHPPSPPKRCLSYGDTSQLRVPEEPGADEPASPEESSGLSLLHQESRRRATLATVLEQELPALAESLRLEQEQCPRLERSHVEQLLLCLRAHIHTPNRRQLAQELRGLQEQLRAQGLEPELLQGPLFAFPDAVKHVLRRRQIRPHWMFVLDSLLSRAVRAALAVLAPEAEKEAVPPKSEEACNTEESEPKQQETPAERSPLLGEPEQGTPSLMVQLGLLRAETDRLRDVLAEKERECQALVQLALQRVNGEARTCALASDPPALTVDQDLVQWLQELNVDSGTIQTLLNHSFTLHALLTCATRDDLIYTRIRGGMICRIWRAILAQRTRSTPVTPGPQEAE
- the MAP3K6 gene encoding mitogen-activated protein kinase kinase kinase 6 isoform X3 gives rise to the protein MAGPSSRSGALERAGSCWQDPLAEALSRGRPLAASSGRGCARSRPLSVVYVLTREPLPEVEPETGAEAEPLPLRCLREACAQLPGPRPRPQLRSLPFGTLALGDTAALDSFYNADVVVLEVSSSLAQPSLFYHLAVRESFSMTNNVLLCSQADLPDLQALREDIFQKNSDCIGSYTLIPYVVTATGRVLCGDAGLLRGLADGLLQAGVGTEALLTPLVGRLARLLEATPTDSCGYFRETIRQDIRRARERFSGQQLRQELARLQRRLDSVELLSPDIIMNLLLSYRDVQDYSAIIDLVETLQALPTCDVAEQHNVCFHYTFALNRRNRPGDREKALAVLLPLVQVEGPVAPDLYCMCGRIYKDMFFSSGFQDAGHREQAYHWYRKAFDIEPSLHSGINAAVLLIADGQRFEDSEELRLIGMKLGCLLARKGCVEKMQYYWDVGFYLGAQILANDLTQVALAAEQLYKLNAPIWYLVSVMETFLLYQHFRPTLELPGEAPHGAHFWLHFLLQSCQPLKMACPQGDQCLVLVLEMNKVLLPARLEVQGTNPVSAVTLSLLEPKKQVKSPDVPSSWTFLVASISGVSVSKRDERCCFLYAPPPAQDVQLCFPSAGHCQWFCGLIQALVKSPDSGAPAEETEGVGEVLEFDYEFTESGERLVLGKGTYGVVYAGRDRHTRVRIAIKEIPERDSRFSQPLHEEIALHKRLRHKNIVRYLGSVSQGGYLKIFMEEVPGGSLSSLLRSVWGPLQDNESTISFYTRQILQGLSYLHDNHIVHRDIKGDNVLINTFSGLLKISDFGTSKRLAGITPCTETFTGTLQYMAPEIIDQGPRGYGKAADIWSLGCTVIEMATGRPPFHELGSPQAAMFQVGMYKVHPPMPSSLSAEAQAFLLRTFEPDPRLRASAQALLADPFLQPGKRSRSPGSSRQVLRSSEAPSASPASSADSTSQSQTFPRPQAPSQHPPSPPKRCLSYGDTSQLRVPEEPGADEPASPEESSGLSLLHQESRRRATLATVLEQELPALAESLRLEQEQCPRLERSHVEQLLLCLRAHIHTPNRRQLAQELRGLQEQLRAQGLEPELLQGPLFAFPDAVKHVLRRRQIRPHWMFVLDSLLSRAVRAALAVLAPEAEKEAVPPKSEEACNTEESEPKQQETPAERSPLLGEPEQGTPSLMVQLGLLRAETDRLRDVLAEKERECQALVQLALQRVNGEARTCALASDPPAALTVDQDLVQWLQELNVDSGTIQTRISILNEHFVYPWWLR